Proteins encoded by one window of Drosophila melanogaster chromosome X:
- the ldd gene encoding lipid droplet defective, isoform D, with the protein MRVHLNGREVRELLRKDLLVRWRQKGLSLILLAWPVMVFMLLYLIRLKYGSEELEACQYPTRLLPTKNQVVPAAFSYICSIENRCQPAHPYEEYSHWKEAPLHSVIDVVNAFVTDERLHKAVVELAEKANFVSAITTLITSDRFDIIRSNISEIISLVPEIERRMNYSFDIKHLFSNRETFVKLGVLLCGHPFPNTDTIPLVNEILESEDFSQANDAEIDAMPTKYCKRLYRDVTSTNQGKLTWNTIKPIIQGRILYTPANAMTESVVKFSNASFEELDRLKQLSRAAATILTKLHTNATFQEAFDNLLKLAKSPLVKSLVGDDFDIGEIERVFEYIRTNQLIYDILTTVADLMDCVSADRFEAVESVEELHKRAYELNQNKLFLAALNLEDVGLKQASYRLHMDTDNTQPTFENRNRFWFPGPADSMVIDLKYHRGFVQLKQMVDLGIIKSKREEAGFAPEEDGPESGRSLSGLFSIKQVENDTPDEDDDDFDLSLEESGDEKAAPKVSASASDHEATTISPSSLDGVTTEEVRVTTEQTVVSGDPDLLLLKNEDVLKRSKRQGLFDLLGGFGGSGDANKKNKFEVDNMQFYTKQFPYPAFLNDVFKRGLYLAQGVQVAYLLGLVVFVALSVRERIWMRESRNSMLMRSMGLKAHSELVAWALMSFLELCVIFALISGVLYSGGILGYTNWFFMMFYCLSFGLCLISFCYMCTNFFNSANIGAVASALLFFISLCPFIIVLMFDAKLSVFESFLVDLSFTTAFAKGWGELIRMELQQEGLTVRHLIQVGPARSECAMALLMFLLDLLLYAVIGLAYQRYKKNNYSFVKVSRSQLDGKLGASLVNVSKLYGSKCAVSNLSLDFARNQVSCLLGRNGAGKSTLIKLLTGQIRQSSGKVLLAGEHQVGVCWQDNILIPTLTAREHLQLYAQIKIPPGGSGGVEEIRSEVAQTLQSLNFGKHESYPSWQLSGGYRRRLCVAIAFIASPSVVILDEPCNGVDAKARKDIWQLIERLRQGRAVIFATHFMDEAKYLSDSLVIMRNGRIIAQHSRDSLQRLCTSNYSIRLRCADATGVTFVIQKAQQLLPQTQVTHSGAADYPHSLTINASYAEHLTPGAVEFLELLQSQVTAGSISDVELTTSSSLEQEFEQLNRNGEDAGPRRPASDRSGVVAGPAMITDEPPTACKQFRLLMGKRLRHLSRNYRLLLYVLLLPALFELCAMWFVSYRLEDDFDTVLPLSRSLYPQTAQFLSHERATSFSEKLYPQLRTSCDHLGECRVFNTSQQSYDWVLNSWGEYSERRYGGYGLNGSGATVWYNNKGYHSMMAWLNDLNSELLRTTMNDSESSILTLNEPWKLGFAELSTSSILRQAGDGSMVFILLIAFGLVVASGSVYLVNERVNGEKLQQRLCGVSAVTYWLVALVWDYLVMVLGLIVCLVVILMFGMPVFVDRQQLVGIIGLSLAFSFACVPSVHVAEKIFSDSSIAIVSIFCANLIVPLVTMGIILILGVVGDGPAWDDWRHALNQAFLIFPIHALGDGFLELCKNYMVALVFRRYDIDSYKHPLASDLLGRHFTALLLVGVAALIINVLIEWHLLRRLWQRVERLLDCTYRRELDKLGQLKLVNIQSIFKSCVDTGEAVRAENLWLAYRRGHYAVRNVNFSVQRGECFGLLGKNGAGKSTIFKLLTGQLQPDVGQIYFEQPGISYCPQSNPLDPLLTTTECIRFYGRLRGIRDLDQFLDRVLDTYELRPYKDVQVRNLSGGNRRKLTVAVTCCGCTPTVLMDEPTSDMDPVTRDMVYATIEQLLLARRAVVLTSHSVSEIEHLCQRVAVLRAGQVIASDSPQRLKSEHGGYYAVTCFCGPAQQAILSRSLNQRLPGARDLQHYAHSLRFLVRVRSPGSLGDAPLLSELFAILCDVCVNVARFSLSRCRFETVFERILDSSESNGSNGVHKDQQQQVAKNDLPSKSPAVGGTLETGYIHCGYEETRT; encoded by the exons ATGAGGGTGCACCTGAATGGTCGCGAGGTCCGGGAGCTGTTGCGAAAGGATTTGCTGGTGCGATGGCGACAGAAAGGGCTGAGTCTGATCCTGTTGGCCTGGCCAGTGATGGTCTTTATGCTGCTCTATCTGATCCGTCTGAAGTACGGATCGGAGGAGTTGGAGGCCTGCCAGTATCCCACTCGCCTGCTGCCCACCAAGAACCAAGTGGTTCCCGCTGCCTTCTCCTACATATGCAGTATTGAGAACCGCTGCCAGCCGGCGCATCCTTACGAGGAGTATTCCCATTGGAAGGAGGCGCC ACTGCACTCCGTGATCGATGTGGTCAACGCATTCGTAACCGACGAACGGCTCCACAAGGCCGTCGTGGAGCTGGCCGAAAAGGCCAACTTTGTGTCGGCCATAACTACATTGATCACCAGTGATCGGTTCGACATCATACGAA GTAACATAAGTGAAATAATTTCCCTCGTGCCCGAAATCGAACGACGAATGAACTACAGCTTCGACATCAAACATTTGTTTTCGA ATCGCGAAACCTTCGTGAAGTTGGGCGTTCTTTTGTGTGGTCATCCGTTTCCCAATACCGATACTATACCGTTGGTCAATGAAATCCTGGAATCCGAGGACTTTAGCCAGGCCAACGATGCAGAGATCGATGCAATGCCCA CTAAATACTGCAAACGCCTCTACCGGGATGTGACTTCTACGAACCAAGGCAAACTCACCTGGAACACCATCAAGCCGATTATCCAGGGACGGATCTTGTATACCCCTGCCAATGCTATGACAGAAAGCGTGGTGAAGTtt AGTAATGCCTCTTTTGAGGAACTGGATAGGCTGAAGCAACTAAGTCGTGCAGCAGCCACTATTCTCACCAAGCTGCACACAAACGCTACTTTCCAGGAGGCCTTCGATAATCTTCTCAAGTTGGCCAAGTCGCCACTGGTCAAGAGTTTGGTCGGAGATGACTTCGATATTGGGGAAATTGAAAGGGTCTTCGAATATATTCGCACCAACCAACTGATATATGATATTCTTACCACCGTGGCGGATTTAATGGATTGCGTTTCGGCCGATCGTTTTGAGGCTGTGGAAAGTGTGGAGGAACTGCACAAGAGAGCCTACGAACTAAATCAAAACAAGTTGTTTTTGGCCGCCCTCAATCTGGAGGACGTAGGTCTCAAGCAAGCGTCCTACCGTCTGCATATGGATACGGATAACACGCAGCCGACTTTTGAGAACCGGAACAGATTCTGGTTCCCCGGACCCGCCGACAGCATGGTTATTGATCTGAAGTATCATCGTGGCTTCGTTCAGCTCAAACAGATGGTCGACCTGGGAATTATCAAAAGCAAGCGAGAAGAGGCTGGCTTTGCGCCAGAGGAGGATGGGCCTGAAAGTGGGCGTTCCTTAAGTGGTCTTTTTAGTATCAAGCAGGTGGAGAACGATACGCCcgatgaggatgatgatgactTTGATCTCAGTCTGGAGGAAAGCGGTGACGAGAAGGCCGCTCCAAAGGTATCAGCATCTGCGAGTGATCATGAGGCAACAACCATTTCTCCATCATCCTTGGATGGGGTAACCACTGAAGAAGTTAGGGTCACTACAGAACAGACAGTCGTAAGTGGTGACCCCGATCTTCTCCTGCTTAAAAATGAAGATGTGCTGAAGCGCTCGAAACGGCAGGGTCTGTTCGATTTGCTTGGAGGCTTCGGTGGATCTGGGGATGCCAATAAAAAGAACAAATTCGAAGTGGACAACATGCAGTTCTACACCAAGCAATTTCCTTATCCCGCCTTCCTTAACGATGT ctttAAGCGTGGCTTGTACTTGGCCCAAGGTGTCCAGGTGGCTTATCTACTCGGCCTGGTGGTATTCGTCGCTCTTTCTGTAAGGGAACGCATCTGGATGCGAGAGAGCCGTAATAGCATG TTGATGCGATCAATGGGTCTAAAGGCGCATTCCGAGCTGGTAGCCTGGGCGCTGATGAGTTTTTTGGAGCTTTGTGTAATCTTTGCGCTGATCAGCGGGGTCCTGTACAGTGGCGGTATTTTGGGCTATACCAACTGGTTTTTTATGATGTTCTACTGCCTGAGCTTTGGCCTTTGCCTAATTTCGTTCTg TTATATGTGCACCAACTTTTTTAATTCGGCAAACATTGGTGCTGTGGCCTCCGCCCTTCTATTCTTCATTAGCCTTTGTCCCTTTATCATTGTGCTGATGTTCGATGCCAAATTGAGCGTTTTCGAGAGCTTCCTGGTGGACCTCTCCTTCACCACGGCCTTTGCCAAGGGCTGGGGCGAGTTGATTCGAATGGAGCTGCAGCAGGAGGGACTGACAGTACGTCATCTCATCCAGGTGGGTCCTGCGAGAAGTGAGTGTGCCATGGCGCTGCTCATGTTCCTTCTCGATTTACTGCTGTATGCGGTTATTGGACTGGCCTACCAGCGCTATAAGAAAA ATAACTACAGCTTTGTGAAGGTCAGTCGCTCACAATTGGACGGCAAACTGGGCGCCTCGTTGGTTAATGTTAGCAAACTGTATGGCAGCAAGTGCGCTGTTTCAAACTTAAGCCTCGACTTTGCGCGCAACCAGGTGAGCTGTCTTCTGGGTCGAAATGGAGCTGGAAAGAGCACGCTGATCAAGTTGCTCACCGGACAAATCCGGCAGAGCAGTGGCAAGGTCCTGTTGGCCGGAGAGCACCAAGTGGGTGTCTGTTGGCAGGATAATATTCTAATACCCACGCTGACGGCTCGGGAGCACCTGCAGCTGTATGCACAGATCAAGATACCACCAGGTGGGAGTGGAGGTGTGGAGGAGATCCGCTCGGAGGTTGCCCAAACCCTCCAGAGTCTAAACTTTGGTAAGCACGAATCCTATCCTTCGTGGCAGCTGTCCGGGGGCTACAGACGACGCCTCTGCGTGGCCATAGCCTTCATTGCTTCGCCCAGTGTGGTCATCTTGGATGAGCCCTGCAATGGGGTGGACGCCAAGGCGAGAAAGGACATTTGGCAGTTGATTGAGCGACTGCGTCAAGGGAGAGCAGTCATCTTTGCCACCCATTTCATGGATGAGGCCAAGTACCTCAGTGATTCACTTGTGATAATGCGGAAT GGTCGCATTATTGCCCAGCATAGTCGAGACTCCCTGCAGCGTTTGTGTACCTCAAACTATAGCATTCGATTACGTTGTGCCGATGCCACCGGAGTAACCTTCGTCATCCAGAAGGCACAGCAGCTTCTCCCTCAGACTCAGGTAACCCATTCGGGAGCCGCAGACTACCCTCACAGCCTGACCATCAATGCCAGCTATGCGGAGCATTTAACACCAGGAGCCGTCGAATTTCTGGAACTGCTGCAATCCCAAGTGACAGCTGGCAGCATCAGCGATGTGGAGCTCACAACCAGCTCAAGCCTGGAACAGGAGTTCGAGCAGTTGAATAGGAATGGCGAGGATGCGGGACCTCGACGTCCTGCCAGCGATCGGAGTGGAGTAGTCGCTGGCCCTGCAATGATAACAGACGAACCACCAACCGCTTGCAAGCAATTCCGACTGCTCATGGGCAAGCGATTGAGGCATCTGTCCCGGAACTACCGCCTCCTTCTCTATGTCCTCCTGCTCCCAGCTCTTTTTGAACTGTGTGCCATGTGGTTCGTCAGCTATCGTCTGGAAGATGATTTCGACACTGTTCTACCCCTGAGCCGATCGCTCTATCCCCAAACCGCTCAGTTTTTGTCACACGAGAGGGCAACCAGCTTCTCCGAGAAACTGTATCCACAGCTAAGAACCTCATGTGACCATCTGGGCGAGTGCAGAGTATTTAATACTTCTCAACAGTCCTACGATTGGGTCCTGAACTCTTGGGGCGAGTATAGCGAGCGCCGATACGGCGGCTATGGATTAAACGGGTCAGGTGCTACAGTTTGGTATAACAATAAGGGATATCATTCCATGATGGCCTGGCTAAACGACCTTAACTCGGAGCTACTGCGCACGACTATGAACGACTCAGAGTCTAGTATCCTTACCCTGAATGAACCGTGGAAACTGGGTTTTGCCGAACTTAGTACCAGCTCGATCCTTCGGCAGGCAGGTGACGGGTCTATGGTCTTCATCCTACTGATAGCTTTTGGCTTGGTGGTGGCATCAGGTTCCGTTTATTTGGTAAACGAGCGTGTCAATGGCGAGAAGCTGCAGCAGAGATTGTGCGGAGTAAGCGCGGTTACCTACTGGCTGGTGGCCCTCGTCTGGGATTATCTGGTGATGGTCCTGGGTCTGATTGTCTGCCTCGTTGTAATCCTGATGTTCGGAATGCCTGTCTTTGTGGACCGCCAGCAGCTGGTGGGCATTATTGGACTGTCCCTGGCCTTTAG CTTCGCCTGTGTTCCATCTGTTCATGTGGCTGAGAAGATCTTCAGCGATTCAAGCATTGCCATTGTATCGATTTTTTGCGCCAACCTCATTGTCCCGCTGGTCACTATGGGCATCATCCTGATCCTGGGTGTGGTGGGCGATGGGCCAGCCTGGGATGATTGGCGCCACGCCCTCAACCAGGCCTTTCTGATCTTTCCAATTCATGCTTTGGGAGACGGCTTCCTGGAGTTGTGCAAGAACTATATGGTGGCCTTGGTATTCCGCCGCTACGACATCGACTCTTATAAGCATCCCTTGGCCAGTGACCTGCTTGGGCGCCACTTTACCGCCCTGTtgttggtgggcgtggccgccCTGATCATCAACGTCCTCATCGAGTGGCATTTGCTGCGGCGTCTGTGGCAACGAGTGGAGCGATTGTTGGACTGCACCTACCGCCGCGAGCTGGATAAACTGGGTCAGCTGAAGCTGGTAAACATCCAGAGCATCTTCAAGAGCTGCGTGGACACCGGCGAAGCGGTGCGGGCGGAGAATCTCTGGCTGGCTTACCGCCGCGGACACTATGCGGTGCGTAATGTTAACTTCAGTGTCCAGCGGGGCGAATGTTTCGGGTTGCTGGGCAAGAATGGAGCAGGGAAGTCCACAATCTTCAAGCTGCTCACTGGGCAATTGCAGCCCGACGTGGGACAAATTTACTTCGAACAA CCCGGCATCTCATACTGCCCGCAGAGCAACCCGCTGGACCCGCTGCTCACGACGACCGAGTGCATCCGCTTCTACGGACGCCTGCGCGGCATTCGTGACTTGGATCAGTTTTTGGACCGTGTGCTGGACACGTACGAACTGCGTCCCTACAAGGATGTCCAGGTGCGAAACCTGAGTGGCGGCAATAGGCGCAAGCTAACAGTGGCCGTGACCTGTTGCGGATGTACGCCCACCGTCTTGATGGACGAACCAACGAGCGACATGGATCCCGTGACCAGGGACATGGTGTATGCCACTATCgaacagctgctgctggcccGCAGAGCGGTGGTGCTGACCTCTCATTCCGTTTCGGAGATCGAGCATCTGTGCCAAAGGGTGGCGGTGCTTCGGGCGGGCCAGGTCATCGCCAGCGATAGTCCGCAGCGATTGAAATCGGAACATGGTGGTTACTACGCCGTGACCTGCTTCTGCGGCCCCGCCCAACAGGCCATTCTTTCAAGAAGCTTGAATCAACGATTGCCGGGAGCGCGGGACTTGCAGCACTATGCCCACAGCTTGCGGTTTCTCGTCAGGGTCCGTTCGCCTGGCAGCCTGGGCGATGCCCCCCTTCTCTCCGAACTCTTCGCCATCCTTTGCGATGTCTGCGTGAATGTGGCTCGCTTTTCGTTGAGTCGCTGCCGTTTCGAGACCGTTTTCGAACGAATCCTTGACAGCAGCGAGTCGAATGGCAGCAATGGCGTGCACAAggatcagcagcaacaagttgCTAAGAACGATCTACCAAGCAAATCCCCTGCTGTCGGTGGCACTCTTGAAACCGGCTATATTCATTGTGGCTACGAGGAGACAAGAACTTAA
- the ldd gene encoding lipid droplet defective, isoform B yields the protein MRVHLNGREVRELLRKDLLVRWRQKGLSLILLAWPVMVFMLLYLIRLKYGSEELEACQYPTRLLPTKNQVVPAAFSYICSIENRCQPAHPYEEYSHWKEAPLHSVIDVVNAFVTDERLHKAVVELAEKANFVSAITTLITSDRFDIIRSNISEIISLVPEIERRMNYSFDIKHLFSNRETFVKLGVLLCGHPFPNTDTIPLVNEILESEDFSQANDAEIDAMPTRRRRRYEDLPTDWRPSEHDQIFFNI from the exons ATGAGGGTGCACCTGAATGGTCGCGAGGTCCGGGAGCTGTTGCGAAAGGATTTGCTGGTGCGATGGCGACAGAAAGGGCTGAGTCTGATCCTGTTGGCCTGGCCAGTGATGGTCTTTATGCTGCTCTATCTGATCCGTCTGAAGTACGGATCGGAGGAGTTGGAGGCCTGCCAGTATCCCACTCGCCTGCTGCCCACCAAGAACCAAGTGGTTCCCGCTGCCTTCTCCTACATATGCAGTATTGAGAACCGCTGCCAGCCGGCGCATCCTTACGAGGAGTATTCCCATTGGAAGGAGGCGCC ACTGCACTCCGTGATCGATGTGGTCAACGCATTCGTAACCGACGAACGGCTCCACAAGGCCGTCGTGGAGCTGGCCGAAAAGGCCAACTTTGTGTCGGCCATAACTACATTGATCACCAGTGATCGGTTCGACATCATACGAA GTAACATAAGTGAAATAATTTCCCTCGTGCCCGAAATCGAACGACGAATGAACTACAGCTTCGACATCAAACATTTGTTTTCGA ATCGCGAAACCTTCGTGAAGTTGGGCGTTCTTTTGTGTGGTCATCCGTTTCCCAATACCGATACTATACCGTTGGTCAATGAAATCCTGGAATCCGAGGACTTTAGCCAGGCCAACGATGCAGAGATCGATGCAATGCCCA cccgtcgtcgtcgtcgataCGAAGATCTTCCCACGGACTGGAGGCCAAGTGAGCATgaccaaatattttttaatatttga